In Lachnospiraceae bacterium, the DNA window CTTTTTCCATCTTCCGGCCTGGAAAATGCTACGATTATATTAGCCACATGTCTCACCTCCGGTAAACCTGCATCATAATATTAAGCCTTTTTGCTCCCAACATTTAATATTTATACAGATACTGATTTACCTCCCAGTCAGTGACCTGGGCCCTGAAATCTCTCCACTCCTCTTCCTTCGCTTCCAGATATTTAACGTAAATATGCTCTCCTAATACTTCACGTATAAAAGCATTATCCCGATATGTCTCAATGGCATCCCCCAGTGTCTCCGGTATCCGTTCTACATGCCTGTTCTCCAGTTCTTCCGGCTTCATGCCAAACAGATTGCCCTGGACACATGGCGGCAGCTGCATCTCATTTTCGATTCCGTTAAGGCCAGCCTGAAGACAGGCAGCTAATGCCAGATAAGGGTTCATTGCAGAGTCCGGGCAGCGAAGCTCGATCCTGGTTCCTTCCCCTCTTGGAGATGGGATACGGATCAGGGAGCTGCGGTTGGAAGTTGGGGACCACGCAATATAAATCGGCGCATCATATCCCGGAACCAGACGCTTATACGAATTTACCAGTGGATTAGTAAGAATGGTCATTTCCTTCATATGTCCCAAAATACCTGCCATAAAACGATAAGCCAGCTGGCTTAATCCCAGCTCATCCTTCTCATCTGAAAACAGGTTGTGTCCATCTTTGTCAGACAAAGACATATTGATATGCATGCCGGACCCGTTGACCCCTTCTTTTGGCTTAGGCATAAATGTAGCATGCAGTCCATGGCGCTTGGCAATCGTCTTAGCTGCCA includes these proteins:
- the glnA gene encoding type I glutamate--ammonia ligase; protein product: MSKYSREDIIRMVEDEDVEFIRLQFTDIFGILKNVAITASQLDKALNNDCMFDGSAIEGFVRIDESDMYLHPDLDSFEIFPWRPQQGKVARLICDVYNPDGTPFIGDPRYVLKRAVKRAADMGYTFQVGPECEFFLFHTDEEGRPTTQSHERASYFDVSPVDLGENVRRDIVLNLEDMGFEVEASHHEIAPAQHEIDFQYTEGLEAADRIMTFKMAAKTIAKRHGLHATFMPKPKEGVNGSGMHINMSLSDKDGHNLFSDEKDELGLSQLAYRFMAGILGHMKEMTILTNPLVNSYKRLVPGYDAPIYIAWSPTSNRSSLIRIPSPRGEGTRIELRCPDSAMNPYLALAACLQAGLNGIENEMQLPPCVQGNLFGMKPEELENRHVERIPETLGDAIETYRDNAFIREVLGEHIYVKYLEAKEEEWRDFRAQVTDWEVNQYLYKY